A genomic window from Streptomyces sp. HUAS YS2 includes:
- a CDS encoding ATP-grasp domain-containing protein: MTASDIKRIAYIRSIPISRAGPYIPELARAVADSGREARIFYTDGDCGPEDFPGGTWEALPEDATPDQIVDRILAWGADGVVSLSFPDEAALRDAVVKARLAEHGIPMVSNGVEPARLLGDKGETKKILVDHGLDVPQGMLIDGTLLKNAAAVPAYADIIRLKAEEFGYPLLTKAVWGSSGSGIRFLRDRTDLEVFLATPDEGTLVMEQCITGELCTVELVGADGEYAVQPLCFTGPTGGRPTFAFWELRSSAPRAADDAAFAPVAEKLKKLCTTLGITGVINLDIIYSRGTYYVLEINPRVSGATALGVAASGRNTYLGMTEILLGEWRAPADPVLPRQRWSLEFPVNDVTDAFVREAEEALDVVQITPSLVVDGEEYGGLAIVTCEFGAEDAFLQKLMTLDATHHVLSEDMLSQLKELLTGPASQAVR, from the coding sequence ATGACCGCCTCGGACATCAAGCGCATCGCCTACATACGCTCCATCCCGATCTCGCGTGCCGGCCCCTACATCCCGGAGCTGGCCAGGGCCGTGGCCGACTCCGGCCGCGAGGCCCGCATCTTCTACACCGACGGCGACTGCGGACCCGAGGACTTCCCCGGCGGCACCTGGGAGGCGCTGCCCGAGGACGCGACCCCCGACCAGATCGTCGACCGCATCCTCGCCTGGGGCGCCGACGGCGTCGTCTCACTGTCCTTCCCGGACGAGGCCGCGCTGCGCGACGCCGTGGTGAAGGCCAGACTGGCCGAGCACGGCATCCCCATGGTCTCCAACGGGGTGGAGCCGGCCCGGCTCCTGGGCGACAAGGGGGAGACCAAGAAGATCCTGGTCGACCACGGCCTGGACGTCCCGCAGGGCATGCTGATCGACGGCACGCTGCTGAAGAACGCCGCCGCCGTTCCGGCGTACGCGGACATCATCCGGCTCAAGGCCGAGGAGTTCGGCTATCCGCTGCTGACCAAGGCGGTCTGGGGCAGCTCGGGCAGCGGCATCCGCTTCCTCCGCGACCGGACGGACCTGGAGGTCTTCCTGGCCACGCCCGACGAGGGCACCCTCGTCATGGAGCAGTGCATCACCGGTGAGCTCTGCACGGTCGAACTCGTCGGCGCCGACGGCGAGTACGCGGTGCAGCCGCTGTGCTTCACCGGACCGACCGGCGGCCGGCCCACCTTCGCCTTCTGGGAGCTGCGGTCGTCCGCCCCCCGGGCCGCGGACGATGCCGCCTTCGCTCCGGTGGCGGAGAAGCTGAAGAAGCTCTGCACCACGCTGGGCATCACCGGTGTCATCAACCTGGACATCATCTACAGCCGCGGCACGTACTACGTGTTGGAGATCAACCCCCGGGTCTCCGGCGCCACCGCCCTCGGCGTGGCCGCGTCCGGCCGGAACACGTACCTGGGCATGACCGAGATCCTGCTCGGCGAGTGGCGGGCCCCGGCCGATCCGGTGCTGCCGCGGCAGCGCTGGTCCCTGGAGTTCCCGGTCAACGACGTGACCGACGCCTTCGTCCGGGAGGCCGAAGAGGCCCTGGACGTCGTCCAGATCACGCCCTCGCTGGTCGTCGACGGCGAGGAGTACGGCGGCCTGGCGATCGTCACGTGCGAGTTCGGGGCCGAGGACGCGTTCCTCCAGAAACTCATGACCCTGGACGCCACCCACCACGTCCTCTCGGAAGACATGCTGTCGCAGCTCAAGGAGCTGCTCACCGGCCCGGCGTCGCAGGCCGTCCGCTGA
- a CDS encoding GNAT family N-acetyltransferase yields the protein MILTLEPDITHIHADAWDALSAQAGFYLSHRWLAAQQHDPTARVHYALVHDEDRLIAAAPLYVVESEPNDLYRVHELLPDRSPARTVLAGARRGYVNAPLVHPALTADRRRKALNTLVEAASSLAAAERAHAWWLYVTDDAVAELAAACGSRPTQLNQDARIPLPGSTFDDYLAALPSKRRVTIRRERRAFAEAGYELRTLRLSECADAVGALAARLQERHGHPTDPAFMAALFHDQAAGMADTGLVLAAYTEGHMVAFSLFYQHANTIWLRSTGYDYTRLRNAHEYFNLVYYLPVDHAYAHGATTLHLGMESLRAKTLRGAIASPLWAVPGAAA from the coding sequence GTGATCCTCACCCTGGAACCGGACATCACTCACATCCACGCCGACGCGTGGGACGCACTGTCCGCGCAGGCGGGCTTCTACCTCTCCCACCGCTGGCTCGCGGCCCAGCAGCACGACCCCACGGCCCGGGTCCACTACGCCCTCGTCCACGACGAGGACCGACTGATCGCGGCAGCGCCGCTGTACGTGGTCGAGTCCGAGCCCAACGACCTGTACCGCGTGCACGAACTGCTCCCCGACCGCTCACCGGCCCGAACAGTGCTCGCCGGCGCCCGCCGCGGCTACGTCAACGCACCCCTCGTACACCCCGCCCTGACGGCCGACCGGCGTCGCAAGGCCCTGAACACCCTGGTGGAAGCGGCCAGTTCCCTGGCCGCCGCGGAACGGGCACACGCATGGTGGCTGTACGTCACGGACGACGCGGTCGCCGAACTCGCGGCAGCCTGCGGTAGCCGGCCGACACAGCTCAACCAGGACGCCCGCATCCCGCTGCCCGGCAGCACCTTCGACGACTACCTCGCCGCCCTGCCGTCCAAGCGCCGCGTCACCATCCGCCGCGAACGCCGCGCGTTCGCCGAGGCAGGTTACGAACTGCGCACCCTACGGCTCTCCGAATGCGCCGACGCCGTCGGCGCACTGGCGGCCCGACTCCAGGAGCGGCACGGCCACCCGACCGACCCCGCCTTCATGGCCGCCCTGTTCCACGACCAGGCAGCCGGCATGGCGGACACCGGCCTCGTCCTCGCCGCGTACACCGAAGGCCACATGGTCGCCTTCAGCCTCTTCTACCAGCACGCGAACACCATCTGGCTCCGCTCCACCGGCTACGACTACACCCGGCTCCGCAACGCCCACGAGTACTTCAACCTCGTCTACTACCTCCCCGTGGACCACGCCTACGCCCACGGCGCCACCACTCTCCACCTGGGCATGGAGTCCCTCAGGGCCAAGACCCTCCGGGGCGCGATCGCTTCACCGCTGTGGGCGGTACCGGGAGCGGCAGCCTGA
- a CDS encoding MFS transporter: protein MVMGLRAVTQVTGSALPAISFAARLPAAICPIGALLMLTELNSIGAAGIAAGMLWTGQAVGGPFLGRTADRRGHRPVILAASLANAVAIAAFVTSAITDLPLAVQAALAAVVGLTVPQIGPLSRTRLVVLTEAVTKEGATGTRELTRRALSFDTAIDEVSFMAGPALAGLAVVLIHPTAGLVLAGLVIAVFGTLFALHPTAPGGTPAGAASRVRLLHPALMTLFAMALLQGMIWGSANAGTSALSAHLGDTGMAGFVWGAMAVTSSVAGLLVTMRPSSLDPTLQLRIAITAQAVLLLPLLVVDSFLGAAAAVAGIGIAVAPHLIAVFSLAEQVSPLERMGEAMALLGSGLIVGQGIAALAAGQWAERSGHHSAFVLSCAAGAAAVCVAWTFVRPKPIDRHRAAHVRATDTPETLATG, encoded by the coding sequence ATGGTCATGGGGCTCAGAGCAGTTACGCAGGTCACGGGCTCCGCGCTCCCCGCGATCTCGTTCGCGGCGCGCCTGCCCGCCGCGATCTGTCCCATCGGCGCGCTGCTGATGCTGACGGAGCTCAACAGCATCGGGGCGGCCGGCATCGCCGCCGGGATGCTGTGGACGGGTCAGGCCGTGGGCGGACCGTTCCTCGGACGCACCGCGGACCGCCGGGGTCACCGCCCGGTCATCCTCGCGGCCTCCCTCGCGAACGCCGTCGCCATCGCCGCCTTCGTCACGTCGGCGATCACGGATCTGCCGCTCGCCGTGCAGGCCGCGCTCGCGGCCGTCGTCGGCCTCACGGTGCCGCAGATCGGCCCGCTGTCGCGTACCCGCCTGGTGGTTCTGACGGAGGCGGTGACCAAGGAAGGCGCCACCGGCACACGGGAATTGACCCGCCGAGCCCTCTCCTTCGACACCGCGATCGACGAGGTCAGCTTCATGGCCGGCCCCGCGCTCGCGGGCCTGGCGGTGGTCCTGATCCACCCCACGGCCGGGCTCGTTCTGGCGGGGCTCGTCATCGCGGTCTTCGGCACCCTCTTCGCGCTCCATCCCACGGCACCGGGTGGCACCCCGGCCGGGGCGGCCTCACGGGTTCGGCTGCTCCATCCCGCGCTCATGACACTCTTCGCGATGGCCCTGCTGCAGGGCATGATCTGGGGCAGCGCCAATGCCGGCACCAGCGCGCTCTCCGCGCACCTCGGCGACACCGGCATGGCCGGCTTCGTCTGGGGGGCGATGGCCGTGACCAGTTCGGTGGCCGGCCTGCTCGTCACGATGCGGCCGAGCAGCCTGGACCCGACGCTCCAGCTCCGTATCGCCATCACCGCGCAGGCGGTGCTGCTGCTCCCCCTGCTCGTCGTCGACAGCTTCCTCGGCGCCGCCGCCGCCGTCGCGGGGATCGGGATCGCCGTGGCCCCGCACCTCATCGCGGTGTTCAGCCTCGCGGAACAGGTCTCCCCGCTGGAGCGAATGGGCGAGGCGATGGCCCTCCTCGGCAGCGGCCTGATCGTCGGCCAGGGCATCGCCGCGCTGGCCGCGGGGCAGTGGGCCGAGCGCTCCGGACACCACAGCGCGTTCGTCCTGAGCTGCGCCGCCGGAGCCGCGGCAGTCTGCGTCGCCTGGACGTTCGTCCGACCCAAGCCCATCGACCGCCACCGCGCGGCGCACGTACGGGCCACGGACACCCCCGAGACCCTGGCCACCGGCTGA
- a CDS encoding SDR family oxidoreductase: protein MATSSPSAGVRCLVTGASGYIGGRLVPELLDSGYRVRCLARHPDKLRDFPWAGRAETVRGDVTDAASLRRAFVGVDVAYYLVHSMSSTADFENADRLAARTFAAEARSAGVRRIVYLGGLTPRGVPEERLSPHLRSRTEVGRIFLDSGVPTTVLRAAVVIGSGSASFEMLRYLTERLPVMVTPSWVGSLVQPIAVRDVQKYLVAGAGMPPSVNRTFDIGGPDVLTYRDMMTRYAAVAGLRRRLIVPVPVLTPRLSSSWIGLVTPVPASLARPLTESLRHEVICTENDITRYVPDGPGTPIPFERSLRLALRRVRDAQVTTRWSSASPPGAPSDPLPTDPDWAGGSLYTDERTRTVDASPESLWRVIEGVGGENGWYSFPLAWAVRGWADRLVGGVGLRRGRRDAQRLRVGDALDFWRVEEIDRGRLLRLRAEMRLPGLAWLEMAVDRDEQGRAAYRQRALFHPRGLAGQAYWWSVAPFHAAVFGGMARNIARTAETESARRS, encoded by the coding sequence ATGGCTACTTCCTCACCGTCCGCGGGCGTCCGCTGCCTGGTCACCGGCGCGAGCGGCTACATCGGCGGACGTCTCGTACCGGAGCTGCTCGACAGCGGTTACCGCGTGCGCTGCCTCGCACGGCATCCGGACAAGCTCCGCGACTTCCCGTGGGCCGGCCGGGCGGAGACCGTGCGCGGTGACGTGACCGACGCGGCGAGCCTCCGCCGGGCTTTCGTGGGAGTCGACGTCGCCTACTATCTGGTCCACTCGATGAGCTCGACGGCGGACTTCGAGAACGCCGACCGGCTCGCCGCCCGCACCTTCGCCGCCGAGGCCCGCTCGGCCGGCGTGCGGCGCATCGTCTACCTGGGCGGCCTCACCCCGCGCGGAGTGCCGGAGGAGCGTCTCTCGCCGCACCTGCGCTCCCGTACCGAGGTGGGCCGCATCTTCCTCGACTCGGGGGTCCCGACCACCGTCCTGCGGGCCGCCGTCGTCATCGGCTCGGGATCGGCCTCCTTCGAGATGCTCCGGTATCTGACCGAACGGCTGCCCGTCATGGTCACGCCGAGCTGGGTCGGCAGCCTGGTCCAGCCCATCGCAGTCCGCGACGTGCAGAAGTACCTGGTGGCGGGCGCCGGCATGCCTCCGTCCGTCAACCGGACCTTCGACATCGGCGGCCCCGACGTGCTCACCTACCGGGACATGATGACGCGGTACGCGGCGGTCGCCGGGCTCCGGCGGCGTCTCATCGTTCCCGTTCCCGTCCTGACCCCCCGGCTGTCCAGCAGCTGGATCGGCCTGGTCACACCGGTCCCGGCGTCCCTGGCCCGGCCCCTCACCGAATCGCTCCGGCACGAGGTGATCTGTACCGAGAACGACATCACGCGGTACGTTCCCGACGGCCCGGGGACACCGATCCCCTTCGAGAGATCTCTCCGGCTCGCCCTCCGCCGGGTACGGGACGCCCAGGTCACCACCCGCTGGTCCTCCGCCTCGCCGCCCGGGGCGCCGAGCGATCCGCTGCCGACCGACCCCGACTGGGCCGGCGGCAGCCTCTACACCGACGAGCGCACCCGTACCGTCGACGCGAGCCCGGAGTCGTTGTGGCGGGTCATCGAGGGCGTGGGAGGCGAGAACGGCTGGTACTCCTTCCCGCTCGCCTGGGCGGTCCGCGGGTGGGCCGACCGGCTCGTCGGGGGCGTGGGGCTGCGCCGGGGCCGCCGGGACGCGCAGCGCCTCCGCGTCGGCGACGCGCTCGACTTCTGGCGGGTGGAGGAGATCGACCGGGGACGCCTGCTCCGCCTCCGCGCGGAGATGCGTCTTCCGGGCCTCGCATGGCTGGAGATGGCCGTCGATCGCGACGAACAGGGCCGCGCCGCGTACCGGCAGCGGGCTCTCTTCCACCCGCGGGGCCTCGCGGGCCAGGCGTACTGGTGGAGCGTGGCGCCGTTCCACGCCGCCGTCTTCGGCGGCATGGCGAGGAACATCGCCCGGACGGCCGAGACGGAGAGCGCCCGACGCTCCTGA
- a CDS encoding deoxyribodipyrimidine photo-lyase: MTVSVVLYTSDLRVHDHPPLRAAHEGAWEVVPVFVRDPAVDRAGFAVPNRLAFLADCLADLDRGLKDRGGRLVVREGDTVTEVLDLVRQTGAGEVHMADGVTRFARAREARLRRVLEADGCRLYVHDGVTDVVPAGDLTPHGSDHFAVFTPYYKRWADVPCRMPLAAPGAVRVPSDVRSERMPRRSALADVSPGLAAGGEREGRKRLGSWLSEHVDAYEERHDDLAGDVTSRLSPYLHFGAVSAVEAVHRARKRGGAGAEAFVRQLCWRDFHHQVLAARPEAADADYRPRHDRWRRGADMEADLAAWREGRTGYPVVDAAMRQLAHEGWMHNRGRLIAASFLTKTLYIDWREGAHHFLGLLVDGDVANNQLNWQWVAGTGTDTRPQRVLNPVRQGKRYDPEGSYVRHWVPELAGLDGPAVHEPWRLTALDRAAFDYPDPLVELSDGLARFRRGRGVA, from the coding sequence ATGACCGTCTCCGTCGTTCTGTACACCTCTGACCTCCGGGTCCACGACCACCCGCCCCTGAGGGCGGCGCACGAGGGTGCGTGGGAAGTGGTGCCGGTGTTCGTCCGCGACCCCGCCGTGGACCGGGCGGGGTTCGCGGTGCCCAACCGGCTGGCATTTCTCGCGGACTGCCTCGCGGACCTCGACCGGGGCCTGAAGGACCGAGGCGGACGTCTCGTGGTGCGCGAGGGCGACACGGTGACCGAGGTCCTGGACCTCGTGCGACAGACCGGAGCGGGCGAGGTCCACATGGCCGACGGCGTGACGCGTTTCGCGAGGGCGAGGGAGGCGCGGTTGCGCCGGGTGCTCGAGGCGGACGGATGCCGGTTGTACGTACACGACGGTGTTACCGACGTGGTCCCGGCCGGTGACCTCACCCCGCACGGTTCCGACCACTTCGCCGTGTTCACGCCCTACTACAAGCGCTGGGCCGACGTGCCCTGCCGGATGCCGCTGGCCGCCCCGGGGGCGGTGCGCGTCCCCTCGGACGTACGGTCGGAGCGGATGCCCCGGCGTTCCGCGCTCGCGGACGTGTCGCCGGGCCTCGCCGCGGGCGGGGAGCGCGAAGGACGCAAGCGGCTCGGTTCCTGGCTGTCGGAGCACGTCGACGCGTACGAGGAGCGCCACGACGACCTGGCGGGCGACGTCACGTCCCGCCTCTCGCCGTATCTGCACTTCGGTGCCGTCTCCGCTGTCGAGGCCGTCCACCGGGCGCGGAAGCGTGGTGGTGCCGGGGCGGAGGCGTTCGTGCGGCAGTTGTGCTGGCGCGACTTCCACCATCAGGTGCTGGCCGCCCGGCCGGAGGCGGCGGACGCGGACTACCGTCCGCGCCACGACCGCTGGAGGAGGGGTGCCGACATGGAAGCGGACCTCGCGGCCTGGCGCGAGGGGCGAACCGGCTACCCCGTGGTCGACGCCGCCATGCGGCAGCTCGCGCACGAGGGCTGGATGCACAACCGCGGCCGGCTGATCGCGGCCTCCTTCCTGACCAAGACGCTCTACATCGACTGGCGCGAGGGCGCGCACCACTTCCTCGGTCTGCTCGTGGACGGCGACGTGGCGAACAACCAGCTCAACTGGCAGTGGGTCGCCGGTACTGGCACGGACACCAGGCCGCAACGCGTCCTGAACCCGGTGCGGCAGGGCAAGCGGTACGACCCCGAGGGCAGTTACGTCCGGCACTGGGTCCCGGAGCTCGCCGGCCTCGACGGACCGGCCGTCCACGAGCCCTGGCGGCTCACCGCGCTCGACCGGGCAGCCTTCGACTACCCCGACCCGCTGGTCGAGCTCTCCGACGGGCTGGCACGGTTCCGCCGGGGCCGGGGCGTCGCCTGA
- a CDS encoding MFS transporter — translation MNGRGLLAKWGLPDLAGNGRFVTANVMDSLGNGLVLAFTVLYFTTTTSLSLGSIGAALSLGQLVALPAPVVAGLLIDRFGARKVVVAANLVSACGFCAFLFADTVGEIVAVQFVVQAGSALYWTSSRGLVLLASRPGDQARWFGFIGALRNIGGGFGAAAASLAIALDTGGVRLLVLVNALTFVVAAGLIAGWRPPAGAAEGPRANRSTAGEGAGGGYGAVLRDRRYLRLVLANLAFVLAAAVLPVLLAVYITEVLHAAAWLAGACLVGNMVLVALVQTLVTRVTEHRRPRRVLALAAVANAAAFAVFGLLLAVPGWVVAAGLLPAMALFTLAEMLSMPPSSELSASLAPEHIRGRYLGVFQLSWTVGNTIAPALLTMLLSHGPVWPWVVLGALNLLAVPLVLSLGDSAPEDETGQEPVLPAAPTEQSATS, via the coding sequence ATGAACGGGCGGGGGTTACTGGCGAAGTGGGGACTTCCCGACCTGGCGGGGAACGGCCGGTTCGTCACCGCCAACGTCATGGACAGCCTCGGCAACGGGCTCGTCCTGGCCTTCACCGTCCTCTACTTCACCACCACCACGTCCCTGTCGCTCGGCTCCATCGGTGCCGCACTCTCGCTCGGCCAGCTCGTCGCGCTGCCCGCTCCGGTCGTGGCCGGCCTGCTGATCGACCGGTTCGGCGCCCGCAAGGTGGTCGTCGCCGCGAACCTCGTCTCGGCCTGCGGGTTCTGCGCGTTCCTGTTCGCGGACACGGTCGGGGAGATCGTCGCGGTCCAGTTCGTCGTCCAGGCGGGTTCCGCCCTGTACTGGACGTCGAGCCGCGGCCTCGTCCTGCTCGCCTCCCGCCCCGGTGACCAGGCCCGCTGGTTCGGCTTCATCGGCGCGCTGCGCAACATCGGCGGTGGCTTCGGAGCCGCGGCGGCGTCCCTCGCGATCGCGCTGGACACCGGCGGCGTGCGCCTCCTGGTGTTGGTCAACGCGCTGACCTTCGTGGTCGCGGCGGGCCTGATCGCCGGCTGGCGGCCGCCCGCGGGAGCGGCGGAAGGTCCCCGCGCCAACCGCTCCACGGCGGGCGAGGGCGCGGGCGGGGGCTACGGCGCGGTGCTGCGCGACCGGCGCTATCTGCGGCTGGTCCTGGCCAACCTGGCGTTCGTCCTGGCCGCGGCCGTGCTGCCGGTGCTGCTCGCCGTGTACATCACCGAGGTCCTGCACGCCGCCGCCTGGCTGGCCGGTGCGTGCCTGGTCGGCAACATGGTCCTGGTCGCCCTGGTCCAGACGCTGGTCACCCGGGTGACCGAACACCGCCGCCCGCGCCGGGTCCTGGCCCTGGCGGCCGTGGCCAACGCGGCCGCGTTCGCCGTCTTCGGGCTGCTGCTCGCGGTGCCCGGCTGGGTGGTGGCGGCGGGTCTGCTGCCGGCGATGGCGCTGTTCACCCTGGCCGAGATGCTCAGCATGCCGCCCAGCAGCGAGCTCAGCGCGTCCCTGGCGCCGGAGCACATCCGCGGCCGCTATCTCGGCGTCTTCCAGCTCTCCTGGACGGTCGGCAACACCATCGCCCCGGCCCTGCTCACGATGCTCCTGAGCCACGGGCCGGTCTGGCCGTGGGTGGTCCTCGGGGCGCTGAACCTGCTGGCGGTACCGCTGGTGCTGAGTCTGGGCGACTCCGCCCCCGAGGACGAGACCGGGCAGGAGCCCGTGCTTCCCGCCGCGCCCACCGAACAGAGCGCCACGTCGTAA
- a CDS encoding coproporphyrinogen-III oxidase family protein: protein MSDIRHELARHIEQGVIPPFNYAYPSRSAYRPLNGAWNIQDIWAEDLKRHPVPELNLYLHVPFCRYKCGFCNLYTVISEDMDVYDAYMDALCTQIRDHAEIIQSRRLRTIYIGGGTPSLLSLRHFDQLFATLDEVYPNWRSTVEEVAIEATPDSIVNEPDTLGGLIDLGLTRANIGIQSLVPAEIREAGRGQANERVIRQAVEIIREKQLPNLSTDLIMGFAGQTPESWRHSVDELAALAPETISTYFLTVRPDAWFSRTGAYQYMMSPDLYERYDYANAAFKAAGYVQESNVRYKKLGRGGYQQKVLTFHGVPLLGLGAGARSYTSSVDYMVGSVKPSLTEVADYITKARNHELIPVTGFVLNDEEIIRKRLVLDTFDLDLGELDRFGFREKAHLFEPVLEAAEEVGLIRRLPTDRIQLTPSGFKYRDILSWMFFSKNVIDLDREYYAGLHKSNKRAQKHMGAEPLSISGLKTANR, encoded by the coding sequence TTGAGTGACATTCGCCATGAACTCGCCCGGCACATCGAACAGGGCGTCATTCCGCCCTTCAACTACGCGTACCCGTCCCGCTCCGCCTACCGCCCGCTGAACGGAGCCTGGAACATCCAGGACATCTGGGCGGAGGATCTGAAACGGCATCCCGTTCCCGAGCTCAACCTGTACCTGCACGTGCCTTTCTGTCGGTACAAGTGCGGGTTCTGCAACCTCTACACGGTCATCTCCGAGGACATGGACGTGTACGACGCGTACATGGACGCGCTGTGCACCCAGATCCGCGACCACGCCGAGATCATCCAGAGCCGGCGGCTGCGCACCATCTACATCGGCGGCGGCACCCCGAGCCTGCTGAGCCTGCGCCACTTCGACCAGCTCTTCGCGACGCTCGACGAGGTGTACCCCAACTGGCGCAGCACGGTGGAGGAGGTGGCCATCGAGGCCACCCCGGACTCCATCGTGAACGAGCCGGACACCCTGGGGGGCCTCATCGACCTGGGCCTCACCCGGGCCAACATCGGCATCCAGTCCTTAGTACCCGCGGAGATCCGCGAGGCCGGCCGCGGCCAGGCCAACGAGCGGGTCATCCGCCAGGCCGTCGAGATCATCCGCGAGAAGCAACTGCCCAACCTCAGCACCGACTTGATCATGGGCTTCGCCGGACAGACCCCGGAGAGCTGGCGGCACTCCGTCGACGAACTGGCGGCGCTCGCCCCCGAGACGATCAGCACCTACTTCCTGACGGTGCGGCCGGACGCCTGGTTCTCCCGGACCGGCGCGTACCAGTACATGATGAGCCCGGACCTGTACGAGCGGTACGACTACGCGAACGCCGCCTTCAAGGCGGCCGGATACGTCCAGGAGTCGAACGTCCGCTACAAGAAGCTCGGACGCGGCGGCTATCAGCAGAAGGTCCTGACCTTCCACGGCGTCCCGCTCCTCGGTCTCGGCGCCGGCGCCCGCAGCTACACGAGCTCGGTCGACTACATGGTCGGCAGCGTGAAGCCGAGCCTCACCGAGGTCGCCGACTACATCACCAAGGCGCGGAACCACGAGCTGATCCCGGTCACGGGATTCGTCCTCAACGACGAGGAAATCATCCGCAAGCGCCTGGTCCTCGACACCTTCGATCTGGACCTGGGCGAGCTCGACCGCTTCGGATTCCGGGAGAAGGCGCACCTCTTCGAGCCGGTTCTCGAAGCGGCGGAAGAGGTCGGTCTGATCCGGCGACTGCCCACCGACCGGATCCAGTTGACGCCGTCCGGATTCAAGTACCGCGACATTCTGTCGTGGATGTTCTTCTCCAAGAACGTGATCGACCTGGACCGTGAGTACTACGCCGGTCTGCACAAGAGCAACAAGCGGGCGCAGAAGCACATGGGTGCCGAGCCCCTGAGCATCTCGGGTCTGAAGACCGCGAACCGCTGA
- a CDS encoding DUF1269 domain-containing protein, whose product MSELIVLGYEDRAGADKAFEAVQRLRDDHIVELNGLAVVSVDADGTTHVDTPAKREGEVALSATAGALWGMVFGMLILTPAMGVVGAAVGGLVGKLNQMGVDSKFRGKVQELLRPGSSAVVIMASKVTEDRFAAALGPLGGTVLKTSLPEESERELAEQLAGPESAG is encoded by the coding sequence ATGTCCGAACTCATCGTCCTCGGCTACGAGGACCGCGCCGGCGCCGACAAGGCGTTCGAGGCGGTGCAGCGGCTCCGGGACGACCACATCGTCGAACTGAACGGACTCGCCGTCGTCTCGGTAGACGCGGACGGCACGACCCACGTGGACACGCCCGCCAAGCGAGAGGGGGAGGTCGCCCTCTCGGCCACCGCCGGAGCCTTGTGGGGCATGGTCTTCGGCATGCTGATCCTCACCCCCGCGATGGGCGTCGTGGGTGCCGCCGTCGGGGGGCTGGTCGGCAAGCTCAACCAGATGGGCGTCGACAGCAAGTTCCGTGGCAAGGTCCAGGAACTCCTGCGGCCCGGCTCCTCGGCCGTCGTGATCATGGCGTCCAAGGTCACCGAGGACAGGTTCGCCGCGGCGCTGGGCCCCTTGGGCGGAACCGTCCTCAAGACCTCCCTCCCGGAGGAGAGCGAGCGGGAGCTCGCGGAGCAGCTCGCGGGCCCCGAATCGGCCGGGTGA
- a CDS encoding 2OG-Fe dioxygenase family protein — protein sequence MPEPSMPEPSMSAPSTSAPYVHLSATDVLESVAAYGEYGETEIKQLRQSWDGLPVDRFMKGGASYRRRRYSEFQLTDRGLVRAPHGAFRQSLAVNPLHGGVAREFEPVEQEVAESPLLTALVRTLLARLPGSFDSATGGIGIHQIRIVASREAEGLPAPEGIHEDGHHFVAQVLLRRENVEGGVSQVYDREKNPLFRTLLTEPFETVVIDDRRVFHGVSAVEVAEGTPVGVRDMMLVDFFPRRAEQDASDHPESR from the coding sequence ATGCCAGAGCCGTCCATGCCCGAGCCCTCCATGTCCGCACCGTCCACGTCCGCGCCGTACGTCCACCTGTCCGCCACCGACGTGCTCGAGTCCGTCGCCGCGTACGGCGAGTACGGCGAGACCGAGATCAAGCAGCTGCGCCAGTCCTGGGACGGGCTGCCGGTCGACCGCTTCATGAAGGGCGGGGCCTCGTACCGCCGGCGCCGGTACAGCGAGTTCCAGCTGACCGACCGCGGCCTGGTGCGGGCACCGCACGGTGCCTTCCGGCAGTCCTTAGCCGTCAACCCGCTGCACGGCGGGGTCGCCCGGGAGTTCGAGCCCGTCGAGCAGGAGGTGGCCGAGTCCCCGCTCCTCACCGCCCTCGTCCGGACGCTGCTGGCCCGGCTCCCCGGCAGCTTCGACAGCGCCACCGGCGGCATCGGCATCCACCAGATCCGCATCGTCGCCTCCCGCGAAGCCGAGGGCCTGCCGGCCCCGGAGGGCATCCACGAGGACGGCCACCACTTCGTCGCCCAGGTGCTCCTGCGCCGCGAGAACGTCGAGGGCGGCGTCTCCCAGGTGTACGACCGGGAAAAGAACCCGCTGTTCCGCACGCTGCTCACCGAGCCGTTCGAGACGGTCGTCATCGACGACCGGCGGGTCTTCCACGGCGTCTCGGCCGTGGAGGTGGCGGAGGGCACGCCGGTGGGAGTCCGGGACATGATGCTGGTGGACTTCTTCCCGCGCAGGGCGGAGCAGGACGCATCGGATCACCCCGAGTCCCGATGA